A window of the Tachysurus fulvidraco isolate hzauxx_2018 chromosome 6, HZAU_PFXX_2.0, whole genome shotgun sequence genome harbors these coding sequences:
- the ddx18 gene encoding ATP-dependent RNA helicase DDX18, with protein MADLQMKLLRKKIQKRNAKNKERKLRQKQREEEEGEENESKVIIEDRDGETREETPAADTQQEMANKKQKSESTQEDSDTQNSKKKKKKKRKLNEAGDSAGVSVKKAKQENSEGDEAELSEGGEEEERSKEGFKDVDEDGEKDGDDDEEECDGPELPSGLTGAFEDQSFASLAELVSDKTLMAIKDMGFETMTEIQHKTIRPLLEGRDVLAAAKTGSGKTLAFLIPAIELIFKLRFMPRNGTGVVILSPTRELAMQTYGVLKELIAHHVHTYGLIMGGSNRSAEAQKLANGVNILVATPGRLLDHLQNTPGFMYKNLQCLIIDEADRILEVGFEEELKQIIKLLPKKRQTMLFSATQTRKVEDLARISLKKEPLYVGVDDNKDTATVEGLEQGYVVCPSEKRFLLLFTFLKKNRKKKLMVFFSSCMSVKFHYELLNYIDLPVMAIHGKQKQTKRTTTFFQFCNADSGILLCTDVAARGLDIPEVDWIVQYDPPDDPKEYIHRVGRTARGINGRGHALLILRPEELGFLRFLKQAKVPLSEFEFSWSKISDIQSQLEKLIEKNYYLHKSAQEAYKSYVRAYDSHSLKQIYNVQTLDLPQVALSFGFKVAPYVDLNVHSSKGVKMQKRGGGGGFGYQKSKNVHKAKIFKHFNKGRGDRRQFSR; from the exons ATGGCTGATCTTCAGATGAAGCTTCTTCGGAAGAAAATTcagaaaagaaatgcaaagaATAAAGAACGCAAGCTTCGACAAAAACaaagggaagaagaagaaggagaagaaaacg AGTCTAAAGTAATTATTGAGGACCGTGATGGAGAGACGAGGGAAGAGACTCCAGCtgcagacacacagcaggaaaTGGCAAATAAAAAGCAGAAGAGTGAATCCACTCAGGAGGATAGTGACACACAAAacagcaagaagaagaaaaagaagaagagaaaactAAATGAAGCAGGAGATTCTGCTGGCgttt CTGTGAAAAAGGCCAAACAGGAGAACAGTGAAGGAGATGAGGCTGAGCTCTCtgagggaggagaggaagaggagagatcAAAAGAGGGATTTAAGGATGTTGATGAGGATGGTGAGAaagatggagatgatgatgaggaggagtgtGATGGACCAGAGCTTCCATCTGGACTGACAG GAGCGTTTGAAGATCAGAGTTTTGCATCGCTTGCAGAGCTTGTGAGTGACAAAACACTCATGGCTATTAAAGATATGGGCTTTGAGACCATGACTGAGATTCAGCACAAAACTATACGCCCCTTACTCGAGGGAAG AGATGTTCTTGCGGCTGCTAAAACCGGCAGTGGGAAAACTCTGGCCTTCCTCATTCCTGCTATTGAACTCATCTTTAAACTCCGATTCATGCCCAGAAATG GTACTGGAGTGGTAATCTTGTCCCCTACACGTGAATTGGCCATGCAGACATATGGAGTACTGAAGGAGTTGATAGCTCATCATGTGCACACATATGGCCTCATTATGGGTGGCAGTAACCGCTCAGCCGAAGCCCAGAAGCTTGCTAATGGAGTCAACATCCTGGTGGCCACCCCTGGGAGACTTCTTGACCATCTACAG AACACTCCCGGCTTCATGTATAAAAACCTGCAGTGTCTGATTATCGATGAAGCAGATAGAATTCTCGAGGTTGGATTTGAGGAAGAACTTAAACAGATCATCAAACTGCTGCCAA AGAAGAGACAGACCATGCTGTTCTCAGCTACACAGACGAGGAAGGTGGAGGATCTGGCACGAATCTCCCTGAAGAAAGAGCCTCTGTATGTGGGAGTGGATGATAACAAGGATACAGCGACGGTGGAAGGACTAGAGCAG GGCTATGTGGTCTGCCCATCTGAGAAGCGGTTCCTGCTACTTTTTACATTCCTGAAGAAGAATCGCAAGAAGAAGCTGATGGTGTTCTTTTCCTCCTGCATGTCTGTGAAGTTTCACTATGAGCTACTCAACTACATCGACCTGCCTGTTATGGCCATCCAT GGCAAGCAGAAGCAGACAAAGAGAACCACCACATTTTTCCAGTTCTGTAATGCAGACTCCGGCATCTTGCTCTGCACTGATGTTGCTGCCAGAGGACTCGATATCCCTGAGGTGGACTGGATCGTCCAGTACGACCCACCAGATGACCCTAAG GAATACATCCACCGTGTGGGTCGAACAGCTCGAGGTATTAATGGCAGAGGTCACGCCCTCCTAATCCTCAGACCTGAGGAGCTCGGCTTCCTGCGGTTCCTGAAACAGGCCAAG GTTCCATTGAGTGAGTTTGAATTTTCATGGAGTAAGATCTCAGATATTCAGTCACAG TTGGAGAAGCTGATCGAGAAGAATTACTACCTGCATAAATCAGCTCAGGAGGCCTACAAGTCCTATGTGAGAGCCTACGATTCTCACTCCCTCAAACAGATCTACAACGTACAGACACTCGACCTCCCGCAGGTTGCGCTGTCCTTCGGCTTCAAAGTAGCACCTTATGTTGACCTCA atgttCACAGCAGTAAAGGTGTAAAGATGCAGAAGAGGGGAGGAGGCGGAGGCTTTGGCTACCAGAAATCCAAGAACGTGCATAAAGCAAAGATCTTCAAACATTTTAACAAGGGCAGAGGAGACCGCAGACAGTTCTCCCGCTGA